The following proteins are encoded in a genomic region of Thiomonas sp. X19:
- a CDS encoding type IV secretory system conjugative DNA transfer family protein has translation MSNASEAIYHIPKAQKDITRFVWTGLGLFIIIVLLSTWAATEYAAWGFGFTPALGAPMIPPWLYAPYDILIWTFKYNRIEYGQSVLDILERAHLIMGVGGFLSLVLPVGIAYRRSRKADAERNDLHGSAHWAAAPEVAAAGILPDDKNKGGVLFGAWTDGQQVRYLRHKGPEHMMVFAPTRSGKGVGIVIPTLLNWDQSVLVHDIKGENWALTSGFREKVLGHRAIKFDPTSPDSARFNPLQEIRMDGNLVKDVQNIATMIVDPDGKGLNDHWAKTGFDLMTGVVLFVLLYWDGKGPDARLRCLHTVQAILSDGGPIREIAKEAAERNQAEDAEPMEGSQAVMTYIRDVALEKGAQSADTHARTGWAAVAQASQSFLNKAPNEASGVLSTALSFLSLYRDPIVADNTRVSDFTLESIMGGADVDGKPETRKTALYLVVPPSDKDRLKPLLRLVINQVVRRLTEGMDFDVGGASKSRYPHKLLLLLDEFPSLGKLDIFQEALAFIAGYGLKALLIVQDLSQLFAAYGKDESIISNCHIRVAYAPNKIETAELLSKMAGQATVSHTQRQYSGNRLAVVLQNVNTNEQIVQRPLLTPDECMRLPPDDELVFVAGHAPVYCQKIKYYQDAALAERIKLGAAASTGRQ, from the coding sequence ATGAGCAACGCATCCGAAGCCATCTACCACATCCCCAAGGCGCAGAAAGACATCACCCGCTTCGTCTGGACGGGTCTGGGCCTGTTCATCATCATCGTGCTGCTGTCCACCTGGGCCGCCACCGAATACGCCGCCTGGGGTTTCGGTTTCACCCCGGCGCTGGGCGCGCCCATGATCCCGCCGTGGCTCTACGCCCCCTATGACATCCTGATCTGGACCTTCAAATACAACCGCATCGAATACGGCCAGTCCGTGCTAGACATCCTGGAACGCGCCCACCTCATCATGGGCGTCGGCGGTTTCCTCTCCCTGGTGCTGCCCGTGGGCATCGCCTACCGACGTTCGCGCAAAGCTGACGCCGAACGCAATGACCTGCATGGCTCGGCCCACTGGGCCGCCGCCCCGGAAGTCGCCGCCGCCGGCATCCTGCCCGACGACAAGAACAAGGGCGGGGTGCTGTTTGGCGCCTGGACCGACGGCCAGCAGGTGCGCTACCTGCGGCACAAAGGGCCGGAACACATGATGGTGTTCGCGCCCACCCGCTCCGGCAAGGGCGTGGGCATCGTCATCCCCACCTTGCTGAACTGGGATCAGTCCGTCCTGGTACATGACATCAAGGGCGAGAACTGGGCACTGACCAGCGGCTTTCGCGAGAAGGTGCTGGGCCATCGCGCCATCAAGTTCGACCCGACATCCCCCGATTCCGCCCGCTTCAACCCCTTGCAGGAAATCCGCATGGACGGCAATCTGGTCAAGGACGTGCAGAACATCGCCACCATGATCGTCGATCCCGACGGCAAGGGCCTGAACGACCACTGGGCCAAGACCGGCTTCGATCTCATGACCGGGGTGGTGCTGTTCGTCCTGCTCTATTGGGACGGCAAAGGCCCGGACGCCCGCTTGCGCTGCCTGCACACCGTGCAGGCCATCCTCTCTGACGGCGGCCCGATCCGCGAGATCGCCAAAGAAGCAGCCGAGCGCAACCAGGCCGAAGACGCTGAGCCGATGGAAGGCTCGCAGGCCGTGATGACCTATATCCGCGATGTCGCCCTGGAAAAAGGCGCGCAGAGCGCCGACACGCACGCCCGCACCGGCTGGGCCGCCGTGGCGCAGGCCAGCCAGTCCTTTCTGAACAAGGCGCCGAACGAAGCCTCGGGCGTGCTGTCCACCGCGCTGTCCTTTCTCTCGCTCTACCGCGATCCCATCGTCGCCGACAACACCCGCGTCTCCGACTTCACCCTGGAAAGCATCATGGGCGGCGCCGACGTGGACGGCAAGCCCGAAACCAGGAAGACGGCGCTGTATCTTGTGGTGCCCCCCAGCGACAAGGACCGCCTCAAGCCCCTGCTGCGTCTGGTCATCAATCAGGTGGTGCGGCGGCTGACCGAAGGCATGGACTTCGACGTCGGCGGGGCGAGCAAGAGCCGCTACCCGCACAAACTCCTGCTGCTGCTCGACGAATTCCCCAGCCTGGGCAAACTCGACATCTTCCAGGAGGCGCTGGCCTTCATCGCGGGCTACGGCCTCAAGGCGCTGCTCATCGTGCAGGACTTGAGCCAGCTCTTTGCCGCCTACGGCAAGGATGAGTCCATCATCAGCAACTGCCACATCCGCGTGGCCTACGCCCCGAACAAGATCGAGACGGCCGAGCTGCTCTCCAAGATGGCCGGTCAGGCTACTGTCAGTCACACCCAGCGGCAATACAGCGGCAACCGGCTGGCCGTGGTGCTGCAGAACGTCAACACCAACGAGCAGATCGTGCAGCGCCCGCTGCTCACCCCCGACGAGTGCATGCGCCTGCCGCCCGACGATGAACTGGTCTTCGTCGCAGGGCATGCCCCCGTCTACTGCCAGAAGATCAAGTATTACCAGGACGCGGCGCTGGCTGAGCGCATCAAGCTCGGGGCAGCGGCGAGCACGGGCAGGCAATGA
- a CDS encoding helix-turn-helix transcriptional regulator — MSKMKDIKDPMLPALNAQELGHALRAERKARGLSQAALAQTIGRKRQTIVALEAGRNVSLYTLFAALAALGKGLLIQDARLDPARLQELFPDDEDQGT, encoded by the coding sequence ATGTCCAAGATGAAGGACATCAAAGACCCTATGCTTCCTGCGCTCAACGCCCAGGAGCTTGGGCACGCCCTGCGCGCAGAGCGCAAGGCGCGCGGCCTGAGCCAGGCGGCGCTTGCGCAAACCATCGGCAGAAAGCGCCAGACCATCGTCGCCCTGGAGGCTGGGCGCAACGTCAGCCTCTATACGCTGTTCGCCGCGCTGGCCGCCCTGGGCAAGGGGTTGCTGATCCAGGATGCCCGGCTCGACCCGGCTCGGCTGCAGGAGCTGTTCCCCGATGATGAAGATCAAGGAACTTGA
- a CDS encoding type II toxin-antitoxin system HipA family toxin has protein sequence MMKIKELEVSTPQGMAGPLRRESQYVFNYGRGVDPSCEISLTMPLRAQSYAGNVLPPIFTMNRPEGWLAQELVRRMARLGPMDDMRLLAITGEHQIGRLNFKEPGQTDIRRQARIGLREILSAGSSAEVFAFLVDQYIDSGISGVQPKIMAPDADRLPPPADRTTASVADLIVKSGGAQYPDLAVNEFLCMSAARHAGLQTPEFWLSNDRQLFVMKRFDITPEGSRLGFEDMAVLMGKPADPYGRYKYEGSYENIARALHLYCGAETPQSLGRLFASLALSMMVRNGDAHLKNFGVLYDHPHAMQPPRLAPVYDVVTTTAYSYADTRTGRELTDRTLALKLAGSKSYPSREELMDFGRVICNVNRPGEVIERIAEGMTRALQEHGELLSSPMRDLIHREWDAGRVGYAPIVSRTAQSLSPIERASPDAPADDSGTKAQPAHRRRSTRRDLNR, from the coding sequence ATGATGAAGATCAAGGAACTTGAAGTCTCCACCCCACAGGGGATGGCGGGGCCACTGCGCCGCGAGTCGCAGTACGTCTTCAACTACGGCCGCGGCGTTGACCCCTCCTGCGAGATTTCTCTGACCATGCCGCTGCGTGCGCAGAGCTATGCCGGGAACGTGTTGCCGCCCATTTTCACGATGAACCGGCCCGAGGGCTGGCTGGCGCAGGAACTCGTGCGCCGCATGGCCAGGCTCGGCCCGATGGACGACATGCGCTTGCTGGCCATCACCGGTGAGCACCAGATCGGCAGGCTGAATTTCAAAGAGCCCGGACAGACTGATATCAGGCGCCAGGCCCGGATCGGGCTGCGCGAGATTCTGTCCGCCGGATCGTCCGCCGAGGTCTTCGCCTTTCTGGTCGATCAATACATCGATTCAGGGATTTCCGGTGTCCAGCCCAAGATCATGGCCCCCGATGCCGACAGGCTGCCGCCCCCGGCCGACCGGACGACCGCCAGCGTGGCCGATCTGATCGTCAAGTCAGGCGGCGCGCAATATCCCGATCTGGCCGTCAATGAATTTCTCTGCATGAGCGCCGCGCGTCATGCCGGGCTGCAAACGCCCGAATTCTGGTTGTCCAATGATCGCCAGCTCTTTGTCATGAAGCGCTTTGACATCACACCAGAGGGCAGCCGACTGGGTTTTGAGGACATGGCCGTGCTCATGGGCAAGCCAGCCGACCCCTATGGCCGCTATAAGTATGAGGGCAGCTACGAGAACATCGCCCGCGCGCTGCATCTGTATTGCGGCGCCGAGACGCCCCAGTCCCTGGGCCGACTGTTCGCGAGCTTGGCCCTGTCCATGATGGTGCGCAACGGCGATGCGCACCTCAAGAACTTCGGCGTGCTGTACGACCATCCGCACGCCATGCAGCCGCCCCGGCTTGCGCCCGTCTACGACGTGGTGACGACCACGGCCTACAGCTATGCCGACACCCGCACTGGAAGAGAACTGACCGACCGCACCCTGGCGCTCAAACTCGCAGGGTCGAAGTCCTACCCCTCCCGCGAGGAACTGATGGACTTCGGGCGGGTGATCTGCAACGTCAATCGCCCTGGTGAAGTCATCGAACGCATCGCCGAAGGCATGACGCGGGCGCTTCAAGAGCACGGCGAGCTGCTGTCCAGCCCCATGCGGGACCTCATTCACCGGGAGTGGGATGCCGGAAGAGTGGGCTACGCGCCCATCGTGTCCAGGACGGCGCAGTCCCTCTCTCCAATCGAGAGAGCAAGCCCAGACGCCCCCGCCGATGACAGTGGTACGAAGGCGCAACCCGCCCACCGCCGAAGGAGCACGCGCCGCGACCTGAACCGCTGA
- a CDS encoding S26 family signal peptidase translates to MSIPYAIEQALALQRKPRWNRLLIPIAALAATALAINVLWWCGWRVNWTESEPLGLYRLLPVTADSRIIRSERAEFCPPPTITPQAFPFYMKGDCPGGGMPMFKQIVGLPGDRITVTPQAVTVNGKALAHSGQLPGSPSFPRVHLPYQHGTFTLGPDQFWVYGSGARPALAAQSFDSRYWGPITRNDIRRITR, encoded by the coding sequence ATGAGCATCCCCTACGCCATCGAACAAGCGCTCGCCCTTCAGCGGAAGCCGCGCTGGAATCGCCTGCTCATTCCCATCGCGGCGCTGGCCGCGACCGCCCTGGCCATCAACGTCCTGTGGTGGTGCGGCTGGCGGGTCAACTGGACGGAAAGCGAGCCGCTCGGCCTATACCGCCTGCTGCCCGTCACTGCAGATTCCCGCATCATCCGGAGCGAACGCGCCGAGTTCTGCCCGCCGCCAACCATCACGCCGCAGGCTTTCCCCTTCTACATGAAAGGCGACTGTCCAGGCGGCGGCATGCCGATGTTCAAACAGATTGTCGGTCTGCCCGGCGACCGCATCACCGTCACCCCGCAAGCCGTGACCGTCAACGGCAAGGCGCTTGCCCACAGCGGCCAGCTTCCCGGCTCCCCGAGTTTTCCACGGGTCCATCTCCCGTACCAGCACGGCACATTCACCCTAGGCCCCGATCAGTTCTGGGTGTATGGCAGCGGCGCGCGCCCCGCGCTGGCCGCCCAGAGCTTCGACAGCCGCTACTGGGGGCCGATCACCCGAAATGACATTCGCCGCATCACCCGCTGA
- a CDS encoding TrbC/VirB2 family protein — translation MKRLKLLSIHHRLRAAVVRRLVLASAVFAATMADAFATGAGGLPWDSAVSTLQNDLTGPVATAISVIAFLAAGAALVFGEELGGIAKKALYVVLGVAFIVLGNKFLQVLGLTGALVF, via the coding sequence ATGAAACGTCTCAAACTGCTTTCCATCCATCACCGCCTGCGCGCCGCCGTCGTGCGCCGCCTGGTTCTGGCCTCCGCCGTATTCGCCGCCACCATGGCCGACGCTTTCGCCACCGGCGCCGGCGGCCTGCCGTGGGACAGTGCGGTCAGTACCCTGCAGAACGACCTGACCGGCCCGGTGGCCACGGCCATCAGCGTCATCGCCTTTCTGGCTGCGGGCGCCGCCCTGGTGTTCGGCGAAGAACTCGGCGGCATCGCCAAGAAAGCGCTGTATGTGGTGCTCGGCGTGGCGTTCATCGTTCTGGGCAACAAATTCCTCCAGGTGCTCGGACTGACCGGCGCCCTGGTGTTCTGA
- the trbD gene encoding conjugal transfer protein TrbD: MNDTKTPIHDSLNRPILMMGGERQLVLLLAIVAGIFIFSLAKLWAAVIGVTLWMVGQWALSRAAAYDPILSKTGGRLLKYRRHYPAQASPFAKDREVRS; the protein is encoded by the coding sequence ATGAACGACACCAAAACCCCGATCCATGATTCGCTCAACCGGCCCATCCTGATGATGGGCGGCGAACGCCAACTGGTGCTGCTGCTCGCCATCGTGGCCGGCATTTTCATCTTCTCGCTGGCCAAGCTCTGGGCCGCCGTCATCGGCGTCACGCTGTGGATGGTCGGCCAATGGGCGCTGTCCCGTGCCGCAGCCTACGACCCCATCCTGTCAAAAACCGGCGGCAGGCTGCTGAAGTACCGCCGCCACTACCCCGCGCAGGCCAGCCCCTTCGCCAAGGATCGGGAGGTGCGGTCATGA
- a CDS encoding transporter yields the protein MMALKEFRSAAYGLPDLLPWAALVDNGIVLTKSGGLMAAWEYHGPDLDSSTQEELGAMSARVNAALRLGDGWVLHCDAVRAPAPGYAPPGAFPDRTTRLIDDARRNSHEHSFVGYRSRFILTVTWFPMPDAASKTADLFVEGRVKATAHRNLERFKEQIREMESRLSTLLTIHRLKDRIDLRTGAIDSPLLAHLEQCVSLLPDHRPFRMAQVPMYLDAVLGQHDFTTGFIPRIGRRSMSCIALTGLPPESFPGILDMLSRLPVSYRWSSRFIYLDPGQAEKTLNKYRSKWAQKRKSMMNLLRENAGGQATHINADADRMANDAVQALAEASSGMVLFGYYASVLLLSHEDPEILDESTREMVKLIENRGFGARVEDVNAVEAYLGTLPGNTAANVRRPILHTLNLAHLLPLTAVWAGPEHNPCPFYPPNSPPLLQAKTDGGTPFTLSLHAGDLGHTAILGPTGAGKSTLLALVAAQQFRYPGAQVFAFDKGYSMLPLCWAAGGEHYDIAGEQGDLAFCPLGRVDEPNERVWAAEWLEQLCELQGVKMLPHHRQELFRAITQLGASTDRMAQRTLTNFLVLLQDQSLREALQAYTLRGMAGHLLDAETDSLGQDVFQVFEMEHLMNKGDKLVLPVLTYLFHRIEQRFKGQPTLLILDEAWIMLSHPAFKAKIREWLKVLRKANTAVVFATQSLTDLTRSGIADVIFESCPTKIFLPNPEAETENIKPLYEAVGLNARQIQILAFATPKRQYYVMHPDGRRLFDLGLTGPELAFVGASGKTDIARIRELRDTLGNAWPAQWLRERGQSEAAQLWESYT from the coding sequence ATGATGGCGCTCAAGGAGTTCCGCTCGGCCGCCTACGGCCTGCCCGACCTGCTGCCCTGGGCGGCGCTGGTGGACAACGGCATCGTGCTGACCAAGAGCGGTGGCCTGATGGCGGCCTGGGAATATCACGGCCCCGATCTGGACTCTTCCACACAGGAAGAACTCGGCGCCATGTCCGCCCGGGTCAACGCGGCCCTGAGACTGGGGGACGGCTGGGTGCTGCATTGCGACGCCGTGCGCGCGCCCGCGCCGGGCTACGCCCCGCCCGGCGCATTCCCCGACCGCACCACCCGGCTGATCGACGACGCCCGCCGCAACAGCCACGAGCACAGCTTCGTGGGCTACCGCAGTCGCTTCATCCTCACCGTCACCTGGTTCCCCATGCCCGATGCCGCGAGCAAAACGGCCGATCTGTTCGTCGAGGGCCGGGTCAAGGCCACGGCCCACCGCAATCTGGAGCGCTTCAAGGAACAAATCCGGGAGATGGAATCCCGCCTCTCCACCCTGCTGACCATCCACCGTCTCAAAGACCGCATCGACCTGCGTACCGGCGCCATCGACAGCCCCCTTCTCGCGCACCTGGAACAGTGCGTCAGCCTGTTGCCGGATCATCGCCCCTTCCGTATGGCACAAGTGCCCATGTATCTGGACGCCGTGCTCGGCCAGCACGACTTCACCACCGGCTTCATCCCCCGCATCGGCCGCCGCAGCATGTCCTGCATCGCCCTGACCGGCCTGCCGCCGGAGAGCTTCCCCGGAATCCTGGACATGCTCTCAAGGCTGCCCGTGTCCTACCGCTGGAGCAGCCGCTTCATCTACCTCGATCCGGGGCAGGCCGAGAAGACGCTGAACAAATACCGCAGCAAGTGGGCGCAAAAGCGCAAGAGCATGATGAACCTGCTGCGCGAGAACGCCGGCGGCCAGGCTACTCACATCAACGCCGACGCGGACCGTATGGCGAACGACGCCGTGCAGGCGCTGGCCGAGGCCTCCAGCGGCATGGTGCTGTTCGGCTACTACGCCAGCGTCCTGCTGCTCTCGCACGAAGACCCGGAAATCCTGGACGAATCCACCCGGGAGATGGTCAAGCTCATCGAGAACCGCGGCTTCGGCGCCCGTGTGGAGGACGTGAACGCGGTCGAGGCCTATCTCGGCACGCTGCCCGGCAACACCGCCGCCAATGTGCGTCGCCCCATCCTCCATACGCTCAACCTGGCCCACCTGCTGCCGCTGACCGCCGTCTGGGCCGGGCCAGAGCACAACCCCTGCCCGTTCTACCCGCCGAACAGCCCGCCGCTGCTGCAGGCCAAGACCGACGGCGGCACGCCCTTCACCCTCAGCCTGCACGCGGGCGATCTGGGTCACACCGCCATCCTCGGCCCGACCGGCGCCGGGAAGAGCACGCTGCTCGCTCTCGTGGCGGCGCAGCAGTTCCGTTATCCCGGTGCGCAGGTCTTCGCCTTCGACAAGGGCTATTCCATGCTGCCGCTGTGCTGGGCGGCAGGCGGCGAGCACTACGACATCGCGGGCGAGCAGGGCGACCTGGCGTTCTGCCCCCTTGGCCGGGTGGATGAACCGAACGAGCGCGTGTGGGCCGCCGAATGGCTGGAACAACTCTGCGAGCTGCAGGGCGTCAAGATGCTGCCTCACCACCGCCAGGAGCTGTTCCGCGCGATCACCCAGCTCGGCGCTTCAACCGACCGCATGGCGCAGCGCACCCTGACCAACTTTCTGGTACTGCTGCAGGATCAGAGCCTGCGTGAAGCCCTGCAGGCCTACACCCTGCGCGGCATGGCCGGCCACCTGCTCGATGCCGAAACCGACAGCCTGGGGCAGGATGTGTTTCAGGTCTTCGAGATGGAGCATCTGATGAACAAGGGCGACAAGCTCGTGCTGCCGGTGCTGACCTATCTGTTCCACCGCATCGAGCAGCGCTTCAAAGGCCAGCCCACGCTGCTGATCCTTGATGAAGCCTGGATCATGCTCAGCCATCCCGCCTTCAAGGCCAAGATCCGGGAATGGCTCAAAGTCTTGCGCAAGGCCAACACGGCAGTCGTGTTCGCCACCCAGTCGCTGACCGACCTGACGCGCTCGGGCATTGCCGACGTGATCTTCGAGTCCTGCCCGACCAAGATCTTTCTGCCCAACCCCGAGGCCGAGACCGAGAACATCAAACCGCTGTATGAGGCCGTCGGTCTCAACGCCCGGCAAATCCAGATTCTGGCCTTTGCCACCCCGAAGCGCCAGTACTACGTCATGCACCCGGACGGGCGCCGCCTGTTCGACCTCGGCCTGACCGGCCCCGAACTGGCCTTCGTCGGGGCCAGCGGCAAAACCGACATCGCGCGCATCCGTGAACTGCGCGACACCCTTGGCAATGCGTGGCCCGCCCAGTGGTTGCGCGAACGCGGCCAGTCAGAGGCCGCACAACTTTGGGAGTCTTACACATGA
- the trbJ gene encoding P-type conjugative transfer protein TrbJ, translated as MNLKKSTLALAAIAALASTPAHATGMIAGATFPEQIVQELTLVEQYATQAQQLQAQFQQVYNQAVNMQNIPAQLWPNISGQLQNLVNLVGNAKGLSYAAANTVSAVQTQFGQPSAVLSNYNASLQTWTGNLDSQIADVLKQYGLNASNFQTTQSALASIQAQSQSAGGRKAVMQAGNQISALMVNQMQGLQSDIQAGNQAMLNYMAMQAHTQVNQSNSVTPILTAPTGPGAF; from the coding sequence ATGAACCTGAAAAAGTCCACCCTCGCCCTCGCCGCGATCGCCGCCCTCGCCAGCACGCCCGCCCATGCGACCGGCATGATTGCTGGTGCGACCTTCCCTGAACAGATCGTGCAGGAACTGACCCTGGTCGAGCAGTACGCCACGCAGGCGCAGCAGCTACAAGCGCAGTTCCAGCAGGTCTACAACCAGGCCGTGAACATGCAGAACATCCCGGCGCAGCTCTGGCCAAACATCAGTGGCCAGTTGCAGAATCTGGTCAACCTGGTCGGCAATGCCAAAGGCTTGTCGTATGCCGCGGCGAACACCGTATCGGCGGTGCAAACCCAATTCGGCCAACCCAGTGCAGTGCTGAGCAACTACAACGCCAGCCTGCAGACATGGACGGGAAACCTGGACAGCCAGATTGCCGATGTGCTCAAGCAATATGGCCTGAATGCATCGAACTTCCAGACCACGCAATCGGCGCTCGCCAGCATCCAGGCCCAGAGCCAGTCGGCAGGCGGCCGCAAAGCCGTCATGCAGGCTGGCAATCAGATTTCGGCGTTGATGGTCAACCAGATGCAAGGCTTGCAATCCGACATTCAGGCCGGCAACCAGGCCATGCTGAACTACATGGCGATGCAGGCGCATACGCAGGTGAACCAGTCCAACAGCGTGACGCCCATCCTGACCGCCCCCACCGGGCCCGGTGCATTCTGA
- the trbL gene encoding P-type conjugative transfer protein TrbL encodes MRTVTAAASRRAFPTRVQWAATGLILLLVVAATAHAAPAPTPTGGPGGQGYLDTISSQFQAATTGWMTTAQGYAFKIFTALAAMDLSWWGIKQVLKKNDLADFIAGATLKIASIAFFYTIVKYAPTWMPLITSSFMDMGQAIGGSSAATASPSGVMSMAFSVVHQLYEVYDKAPGGLLNIGTNLFLAIIIAITSLLALIGFGLVALQLLMTLIETYLVGGAGLVMLGFTGSSLTSSFGEKYIGYLVSVGIKLLMIYAIIGLGQNLINSELAYIAQYTGGKSLPPTDLLTVGVSMLIYGVIGMQAPGLAGSLMNGSPNMSLGNVAGGAAAIAGGIAAAGVAGAAGYASAAKGLDRMAGLVGAGAGGGSGAGGAIAGAEKLAALGQATGAAGKPAGDMMGSIGGGGKGGGASAPAPSSGTPAGSLGGAGSTGANTARMGQAAQAMMEGKGISGPSSTPLRPAAPSAPPQPSPAPSAPPKGPVDALGAPSGESGSADLSKAASSSDREPFDVLKDNLGKLAGTKDDIARHEGGGGSGIQIRLGHVEH; translated from the coding sequence ATGCGAACCGTCACCGCAGCAGCGTCACGCCGTGCCTTCCCAACCCGCGTGCAATGGGCCGCCACCGGGCTGATACTCCTGCTTGTGGTGGCGGCCACCGCCCACGCCGCCCCGGCGCCCACCCCGACGGGTGGCCCAGGGGGGCAGGGCTACCTCGACACCATCAGCTCGCAGTTTCAAGCCGCGACCACCGGCTGGATGACCACCGCACAGGGCTATGCCTTCAAGATTTTTACGGCGCTGGCCGCCATGGATCTGTCCTGGTGGGGCATCAAGCAGGTACTCAAGAAGAACGATCTGGCCGATTTCATCGCCGGGGCCACCCTGAAAATTGCCTCCATCGCCTTTTTCTACACCATCGTCAAGTACGCGCCGACATGGATGCCGCTCATCACATCGAGCTTCATGGACATGGGACAGGCCATCGGCGGTTCGAGCGCCGCAACAGCATCGCCGTCCGGTGTGATGTCGATGGCCTTCTCCGTGGTGCATCAGCTCTACGAGGTCTACGACAAGGCGCCGGGCGGTTTGTTGAACATCGGCACCAACCTGTTCCTGGCCATCATCATCGCCATCACCTCGCTGCTGGCCCTGATCGGCTTTGGCCTGGTCGCCCTGCAGCTATTGATGACGCTGATCGAGACCTATCTGGTCGGCGGCGCCGGCCTGGTGATGCTGGGCTTCACGGGCTCCAGCCTGACCAGCAGCTTCGGCGAGAAATACATCGGCTATCTGGTCAGCGTGGGCATCAAGCTGCTGATGATCTACGCCATCATCGGCCTCGGGCAGAACCTCATCAACAGCGAACTCGCCTACATCGCGCAATACACCGGAGGAAAGTCGCTGCCGCCCACCGATCTGCTGACGGTCGGCGTCAGCATGCTGATCTACGGGGTCATCGGCATGCAGGCGCCGGGCCTGGCGGGCAGCCTGATGAACGGGTCTCCGAATATGTCCCTGGGCAACGTCGCGGGCGGCGCTGCGGCGATCGCTGGCGGCATCGCCGCAGCGGGCGTGGCAGGGGCCGCAGGTTACGCCAGCGCCGCCAAAGGTCTCGACAGAATGGCAGGCCTGGTCGGGGCTGGGGCGGGTGGCGGCTCAGGCGCGGGCGGCGCGATTGCCGGCGCAGAAAAACTCGCCGCCCTCGGCCAGGCCACTGGCGCAGCGGGCAAACCCGCAGGCGACATGATGGGTTCCATCGGCGGCGGCGGGAAAGGGGGCGGTGCTTCCGCGCCCGCACCGTCCTCCGGCACACCTGCTGGATCGCTGGGCGGCGCGGGCAGCACGGGGGCCAATACCGCCCGCATGGGCCAAGCGGCTCAAGCGATGATGGAGGGCAAGGGGATCAGCGGCCCGTCGAGCACACCTCTGCGTCCCGCCGCGCCGTCCGCACCGCCGCAACCCTCGCCCGCACCGAGCGCACCGCCGAAAGGCCCCGTCGATGCACTGGGCGCACCCTCCGGCGAGAGTGGGTCTGCCGATCTGAGCAAGGCGGCGAGCAGCTCGGATCGAGAGCCGTTCGATGTGCTGAAAGACAACCTCGGCAAGCTGGCTGGCACCAAAGATGACATCGCCCGCCACGAGGGCGGTGGTGGCAGCGGCATCCAGATCCGCCTCGGCCACGTGGAGCACTGA
- a CDS encoding diiron oxygenase — MTGPVAEQKLLERLLQLSRRNQYDVFTRFVWPSEIEHDRPWCDEDLLTTFGTQIHEALGESALISLSHWECINFFSLNVHGIKGALAFLMMAFYEPRYRDISEYLHVFVAEENGHMWFFAKFCLDYVGKIYPAAALPTGSAANLVERDLLLFASTLIFEEYVDFYNYKVSKSPNVPAIVREINHQHHLDESRHISFGREIVQRLYAQVLEQDASQATVDRVRKAIEKTFVYFIGQMYNPRVYADAQVIALSGMQNAAALRNRLRNDPSRRAFHQLWFKRTADFFVKHGILLDTACLSA, encoded by the coding sequence ATGACCGGGCCCGTGGCCGAGCAGAAGCTGCTTGAGCGCTTGCTGCAACTCTCACGGCGCAACCAGTACGACGTGTTCACGCGCTTCGTCTGGCCGAGCGAGATTGAGCACGACCGTCCCTGGTGCGACGAGGACCTGCTGACCACGTTCGGCACACAGATCCATGAGGCGCTCGGCGAATCAGCGCTGATCTCGCTGAGCCACTGGGAGTGCATCAACTTTTTCAGTCTCAACGTCCATGGCATCAAGGGCGCACTGGCCTTTCTGATGATGGCGTTCTACGAGCCGCGCTATCGGGACATCTCGGAATACCTGCATGTCTTCGTTGCCGAAGAGAACGGGCACATGTGGTTCTTCGCGAAGTTCTGCCTGGACTATGTCGGCAAGATCTACCCTGCCGCCGCACTGCCGACTGGATCTGCAGCGAACCTGGTTGAGCGAGACCTCTTATTGTTCGCAAGCACGCTGATCTTTGAGGAATATGTCGATTTCTACAACTACAAAGTTAGCAAGAGCCCGAATGTGCCCGCCATTGTGCGCGAAATCAATCACCAGCATCACCTGGACGAGTCAAGGCACATCTCGTTCGGGCGCGAGATCGTGCAGCGGCTCTATGCACAGGTGCTTGAACAGGATGCCTCGCAGGCAACCGTCGATCGTGTGCGCAAGGCGATCGAGAAGACGTTCGTCTACTTCATCGGGCAGATGTACAACCCACGAGTGTATGCAGATGCCCAAGTGATCGCGCTGTCCGGGATGCAGAATGCCGCTGCACTGCGCAATCGACTGCGCAACGATCCCTCACGGCGGGCGTTTCACCAACTCTGGTTCAAACGCACCGCCGACTTCTTTGTCAAGCACGGTATTCTGCTGGATACGGCCTGCCTGTCAGCGTAG